In Zingiber officinale cultivar Zhangliang chromosome 9B, Zo_v1.1, whole genome shotgun sequence, the genomic window caggaagacctggtgggtcgaggatcggacgtgggaagcctatggtcctttgtttgaggggggcaTTGTTGGGGTttcaaggttgcaaatatagtcccatattgaaaacacatgggaaagatcatgggtttataagagaaaagatatctccattggcatgaggccttttggggagagcccaagagcaaaaccatgagggcttaggcccaaagtggacaatatcatgcaattgtggagatatttaaatttttttcgatcctacaaatgtAGTCCACAATCCCCACATGGTCCCCACAATCATCAATGACCAGCAATGGTCAAGCCGTTGACATCAATGAGGCAACTACAATTAATGGTTAGCTAGCCTGGATTAATGGTTGAATGGTTCCTAGAGATCATGGTCATGATCTCTGCAAGTAACTCCCAATCTCATGCATATAAATACCAAGGTTTGTTGGTATTTAGCCGGGGTCTCTTCTAACTTTCCAATAGATATACTCTCTGCCATTTGTCACTATACCTCTAGTGACTTAAACACAGAGGGGCTTTGTCGGACAACTCCAGCATCTTTTAACGTGTGCTCTAGTGTTTGCAGGTCAAGCCGTTGCCGAGCAAGCTGAGCAGGCCAAATCACACCTCCACCTTAGCATCCAACTCATTGGCATTTTTTCACAGCATCAGTAATAATTACGAAAAATTTGAATACGTAAAAAATTCACTTAATGAAAAAATCACcatgaaattatattattaattcgTTAACACCAATTAATCAATTATCTTTTGAGTGCATACTCAAttcttatttgaaaaaaaatcttctttATTGGAAGAAGAAATATAAACAAATTCAGAAAGTAAAGCAAAATCAATGTAGGCAAAGCCGCAAAGGCTTGCAAAAGCCATGATTATGATATCTCAATTGCAAGTGGTAACTTAGTGAATATCAATAACTCTGCATGCTATGTGTACGTGCTGTCTTAGTGCATATTAATCTAGTAAAAGTTTTAATTCTTCTGATATACTCATAACATCTCTCAACATGTTACAATTTTTTGTCTTTTCATACAGACTTTTTGATTTATATCTTTTTCATTTATGATTTTGTCTTGGCTCATTTTCGCTTCTCCTAATATTTTGGCAGTCAATGCTTGTTTTTTTCAACCCAATCAAATTTGGCATAACATTCACCTTTGGGAATTTCCTTGCAATTGGAAGGTTTGCGCACATACCCTGAAGTTAAGATATGATTCTACTATTCTTATGTATAGTCATGTACATTGGTTTGTTGTGTCATATTAAAGAAATTTCTTATTTCATAGATTTAGCCTTTGTCTGAATGAATGAGAACCATGACCTTTATGCACCTATACTGAATGATATTCCTTATAAATGGGTTTCCTTTTGCTCAGGTTGCATTTTTTGCTGTCTGACTCTGGTATAGTACAGTAGAAGAAGCATTTTCTAGGATTAAAGCCTTATCCACACTAACAAGCCAATGTGTCTACACTTCTTGATTTTTCTTGATGATTTGGAGAAGACCTTATATTTTATTTGCCATTTGAACTCTTCTTCTATAATTTATACGAGTGTATCATATGGTACTACTACATTATAGAATTTCACGAGTAAATCGTTCTAATGATGTGGAATTGGGCATTGCTTCTGATTGCTTTGTAAGATAACGTTTCTGTGTtctacatttttaaaattttctctggATCAATTTACTTGAGTTTGTATGACCGACCATTTGCCTTTTTTATTAAGTATGACCTtgattctttttttaaaaaaaaataaataaataaatttcttaaGTTTTTTCTGAAATCAAATCCACTTTCATTTGGCAGCACAGCATTTCTTATAGGCCCCAAACGACAGATCGACATGATGCTTGATCCTGTCCGTATATATGCAACTTCCATATACATAGCAAGTATGATAATAGCATTATTTTCTGCTTTTTATGTGAGTATACTTCAACTCGTTTGTGGATTGAactactattttttttcttgttttaacATGCAAATATTTGTCCAgcttatatttcattattaactaAAAAACAGGTCCACAATAAGCTCTTAACACTTCTCGCCATTATACTAGAGTTTGGTGCTCTCATCTGGTAAGTTGTTAGTTGAATATAGTCTTAGTAATTGTCCAACTACTTTGTTATCTACTTGTTCAAATCTGCAAAAATATATTGGATACAACTTGTGCTGCTAAAGCATATACATACATTCTTTGGTGTCAAATCAAGCAAATCTTTGTTACTGTCTTACTGACCTAACAGCATTTTAAATGGAAATGCCCATCTGTGATTGTGCTAGCTTAGGCACCAAGTGACTTTGCTTATATGAACAAACTTTGACTGAAATTCTATGATCTATGAACCGACAAACTATACTCAAATTTGGGGAAATTTCCCTTACTGTAATAAAAATATCTAGGCATCTTTATTATCTAGTTATTAATCTCTAAAAGCCTATGAGCAAGCTAAAACTCTAGCACAATAATATCTCTACTTTATACTTCACTCTTTATTTACTTTCTGGTACTAGATTAACCCAACTCTTAAATTGACCAAGCTACTCACAACAAAGGTTAGCTCATTTTGAGTATTTACTTAGTGGCAAATCTCATCAAACAAGTTTGGTTATGATGCTTGGGTTGGGAAGACATGTCATACTAAAATGATAACTTCTCAAATGATTTTTGATAATATCTAGCAACAAGTTTGCATAATATTGGATGATCATTTGGAGATCAGACGAACCCCTTTGCCAATTAACTCCTAATGTTTGCCTTCTTTGTATTATAAAATGTTTAGCTATTCTTTTTTTGAAGGGGAGATTTGACGTAACGGTAAAGTTATTGTTTTGTGACCtaaaggtcacgagttcgaatatggaaacagtctcttgcaaaaaacagGATAAGACTAtgtataatggatccttccctgaGACTTCGAATGGCGGAAGCTTCGTGCACCAGGCTGCCCTTTATTCTTTTAATATAACTGGCTTCTTACATTTACATCATAGTTCTGTTGATTGCTGAGTGTTGCAATAGCACAGTTTTAATGCATAAACAGTCATAAATGTAATGTTATGTGTTCAATCCCTACTTATTGATTAGTCCCAATTATATGAAAAGTCCAAATCTTGGTCTTTTCCCTCTTAGTTCCTGTATTTGTTTGATTTTCCAGGTACAGCCTTAGTTATATTCCTTTTGCAAGATCAGCTGTTTCAAAAGTTATGGTTTCCTGCTTCGATACTGAGTTCTGAGTGATGGATCTGTCTCCTTCAAAAGAAAGTTCATTGATTTTTTGGTGGTGAATGTCTTTCGCATGTGTTGCTGATCGCTGACCGGATGACTGAACTGGTGAAAATTTACCGTGGGCAAAAAACTCTTGATATTAGTTATTCTTTTCACTTTTCAGTCAGCTGTTGTATATTTTCCAGTTTATTCTTCTACTTTTAGTGATCGACATTAGCACGAACAATTGTCTGTGGTTTGATTCAAAACAGATGCGTATAAATCTATATTTGTCTTGTATGCTGTGGCTGGAATTTGCATACTAGTTAGTAGTGGCACACACTTTTCCATTAAAGTTTCAACTTGAGTCTTGATGCGCGACAAGTTGAAATGAATGCGTCCCTGCGTTTGATGATCATGTCTAAACAGATTTCTGCACAAAGAAAACTGTTGTTGATTTACAAGTTGTTTGATTAGGATGCAATTATAGGTTGAACTAGGTAACACTGAGTCTGGATTCATCGATTCCGTCTTACGGAAGTTTTCCATCTGTTATCAATATAAATTGGGAAGTGTTCGTGGCGTGTGGTTTAGAAGCTTAGCATTTCATGGCTGCATGCTCTATTTGAAAGAAAAATCCTTGTAAATGTGTCATAGTTGGGGGTCAAAATTATAAATGCATGGGAGGATACAATTATAATAAGAGAAAATTTACATGCAGTCCTCAATCACAAACAAAACTTTGCATATAGTCTCATTGTCAAAaatctttgtttccactccctaacCAAAGATAATGAATATCAATTTACTTAATTATCCtttatattttttaggtataaaaagtcaaaaataagtatatttttttttaaatttaatacattaaattagaatttagtatattttctatcaaattgagcataactctttttccacctcaattggataaaaaaatatactatattctaTTTAAATAGtgctcaattggatggaaaatatactagattctctttaaatgatgttaaatttaggaggaattatattaagcgagaaaaaaatcatgctcaatttTTCACTCCctaataaatataatatatacCAATTTACCTAATTACCTCTCattttttttaggtataaaatgtccaaaatgagtataatttctcttaattttaacacattaaattagaatctagtatattttctatcaaattgagtacgccTCTTTTCTCATCTCAATTGaataaaaatatactagattcttttTAAATagtactaaattaaattaaaaatatattaaattcccTTTAAATAGTgctcaattgaatgaaaaatatattaaattatttttaaatagtattgaatttaggagaaattattaAACGGGAAAAACATGatgctcaatttgataaaaaaaaatatatactcgattctaatttaaagtgctaaatttaaaaaaaaattatactcatttttttgatttttttttatactgaaaAATATGAGGGACAATTAGGTAATAATATTTACACGAGGAAgttgaagaaataaaattttatatgcatggagtgaaaataattttttttttgttgaagatGAGAACTATATGTAAAGTTAAAGTTTCATTTAGGTTCTCTAATTTACCATTATAACAAAGGAGAGTAAAATcccataaataaattttaaaaagcaATAATTTTACGAAGCTCAACTCCAGCTGCTTCCGCAACCTTTCTGCATCAATTTGGCATGCCACTTGGGAGTTTTCCCAGGACCAACTTCTTGATTTAACAATGCTCGTAGGAACCAACTTCTTGGGCATTGTCCCAACTGATTGAGTATATATGAATCTCATCTCAGCTCTGTAAAAAACTATATCACTAGTGAATATCAGAGTTGTAGCTCCTATTTGAATTCTGACAACCCTACTACCATAATTTGCAAAAGTTCAAGAATTTGAACTAAAATGAAATTCTAAAACCAACTTGGATCAAGCGTTTAGAACGCTTATTAAGAATCTCTGTTTACCAAAGACTTGACAAAATGTTTTGATAgtgtagaaaatttaaaaaacaaagttGGACCATTCAGAATCAAGAATCCAAACTCAAGACCCCAATAAGCAACTCAACTGATAGCCCACCAAGCAATGCTACAGAGAGAGATGAGCTACTGCATGTAAGAGATCAAAGATAAGGATGCAAatctcatctactagtaaaataGCTATTCGTGTTCAATTAATTGATTTCCGTGATCAATTTTCAGCATGAGAAACCATTACGCTGGAAAACCAAAGCTGCTCTTTACTAGCCATTCAATCGCAGAGTAAATATCTGTCTCAGGCTCGATCAAGTTTTGTATAGCAAAGCTTTCAAAGATGGACACTTTTACAACCGAAGCTAGCGGCAGTAAGTTTCGATCTACATCCATGTGAATCAATGAAGTGTAATTAGGAGTTGTGTGATACACAAGCACAGAGGTCTCAAGAAATTACTTGAGAGAATGAATTCAGTTTGGAGCACTGCCCTAACAATGAAAGTTGGCCACCAGTCTTTTTTGATCCAATGAGAACTCCTTGTTTTACCTGAGAAGCACAAGAAATTGGCCAAGCTTGATGTATGAAACTAAAATCAGTGAAATATGAAAGAGTTGTAGCTGCTAGTCCTAACTCATACCCTTCGCCCATTGCTTTTTCTGGTTCTCCAACAGAGGAGCCCATTGCATCCGGGTCCTGGTTCATAACCCCTGAAACACAATTAAGCAATTTAAGAGCTGCGACTAAGGGACATTGAAGCATTAATCTGATTGATTATGTGAACTAAATCAGAGTGAGAAAGTAAAGGATATAGTTGATCAAAATACAAAGTTATTCCAGTATCAGACAAAATTAGATTAATATAGCATATAACTTGAGTGTTTTTTCACATCTAACATGATGCTCACAATTTGTATTCAAATCTAATATTCGTCAGTTTCCATCCATTCACCATTAGAACACCATGTGGCATTCACATTGCAATTGGAGTGATCACCCTCTCTCTGGTGACGTGCAGTTGTGCCGCCATCTTTCTCACTGCCCTTTCCATGCTAGCATCCACATCAGCATTTTATTGAGAGTAACCATAGGATGTCATGTCAGCGCTTCAATGATGGATAAGCAGAAAACTAGCAGGTGCTACATTCTAACATGAATTGTAGACGATATGCAAgacttgaaaaaaataaatactagatgTTGTGTTATATTAATCTATTAACCCTAATAGAGAAAGGTGCTGAATGAATGTATTAGATCCAATAGTTATATTCAACTGCAACAAACTATATTTTAGGGGCAAGGAAAAGCAGAGAAGTGACTGCAAACTATCTTTTAGAAGAAAGGAACAGCAGATGACCGACTTAATAAGATTGCAACAGCTTCCTCAGATCCACACACAAGATTAACTTAACTGGTTTTCTTTGTGCAATAGACTTGGAGAAACGACATGCGGATTGGCAGCTCCAGCTTGTTCCTTGTGGCTGTCCTCAGCATCGCAGACTTTTAAACAATTGATTTCATGATTTAGTTCATCTATCCTACTTCTTGATGCTGCATCCAGAGCCATAAGGGACTGGATATTAGCCTGAGAAATGGCACCATTTTGTGGGAGTATCTGGTTCTTCTCCGGCTTTGAGTGACCTAAGAATTCAGGTGTATAGTTATCTGCAGCTTGAATCCAAACACTCTCTAACCTTTGCTCATCAGAGGTTGCTTTCTGACACTGATGTGTCGATTCCCCTTTAACTTCTGCCAAAGGCATCGGAATACTAGGTACTTGGTTGTCTCCTATTGCTTCAGGTTTCTCAGGTTTTTCTGCTGATTGCAGCTTTTCAGAATGATTGACACTGTTCACTGGAAGATTGGATGTTCTTTTAAGCTTGTCTTTCTCAGAAAGGCCAGATACAGTCTTTAATTCTACTTTATTGCTGCCTTCTCTTTGGAGCAAATTGCCTGCAGAAGATTCTGAAGAAGCTTCTGTTCCTTCAACATTATTTTTTGGTAGAAGACTCAACCTGACCTCCACATTTTGTTTCAAGACCATCTCAAATGAGTTTGTGATGCTGCTTAAAAACCTCTCTGCTCTGGTCTTTATCTTATCATCCTCAAATGTAATTAGAACAATCAAGGTTCCTGAAAATGGggcaaatttgaaaataaaagacTGTCAAGAAGCTAACTTCGGCTTGGAATAATAGCAACTAATCTTTTCTGCCATATGACAGGAAGCTTATCATCCTATTAAGCAAAATTGGGTTAAGTGCACCAATACTATCCATGGTTTGAAATCTCAAATCAGTGACATGGTCAAATTACCAAAATATTAATTGGCACAAGTAATCTCTCGTGTCTCAGCATGTTGCGACACACATCAAAATGAATTTAAGcaatatttgttatttttttgtAACTTGTATTTGCACAACACGGTGTGAAAACTATATCATTCCAAATGTGATGGAAAATCCAACATGAAATGCTATTTTAAACTTGGTCTTAGTTATATTCTCTTCCAAATGTTAAGGTTTCAAGATGAAGGATGAGCTCACGACTTGGTTGTCAGGTGAAGAAGACTATTTGTGAACAAAGAAAAAGTTCGCATATCAAGGGTTTCAGAATGAAGGATGAACTCACAGCTCTCTTATAAATGAAGAATGAGCTTGAATGAAAGATCCTCTCACATTTTGAACGTTTCGGCGGTTTGTGTTTTCCACACATTGGTTGGCAGGTGATGTGAAAAGTTTTACTTGTGTCAATCGCCACAGACTGAGATTCAAATGTTGGTTAGCATTCACCAAGGAAAGATAGGTTTATGCCACTGAAGGAAAAGTATTTTCATAATAGTTATTTTAATTTGAGATTACATAATCGCCACTAAATTCAAAATGACATAGGATGGCAAGGATAAAAAGAGAACTTGAGGAAAAATAAATTTcgttaaaattctaaaaatgtcATAACAATGCCATCTAATAATGTTGATTTATGCTTTACTAACAAAATAAAGGAATTAAATATAGTTATGGGAATCATGGAGACCCCTGAATGGACAAAAAATTCCAAgtccataaaaaaaaatagaacactagAGCTTGAGACATACTAGATATTGTTATAAATGTATGTTTAAGAAGCATTTTACCAAGGTAAAAACATGACAAAGTACATATTTTGAGTTCAGAATAAACGAGCTATTAGTTCCTTAGTTTTTTCAAAATGAAAGGGGAGAAAACAAATATACATATACAATACCTATTATCTACATGCAATACTGGTGCATTCTAAAAGTACTAATAATCCTGAGACTTGTATTTGGACTGCTGACATATGCAGCATATATCAACTAACCACAAATGATCACTTTATTGTAACACAATGCAGCAATATACTATATCAAGAACGAGTGCATAAGAAAATGAACTACAAGTTTAATAAGGTCAGCTAATCTTTGTATAGGATAAGATGGCTTACCTTCATTATCAGTAATTGATATCAACCTTCCATTGCCATATAGCAATTGCTTCAAGGTATTTGAATGACACTGATCAATGCACCTTCTCCAGGTCATGTCTAAATCATCTGAGTTTGCATGTGCACATAACTTCACACATGTTGCCTCATTTGCTAGACGAGTATCAATTATTGCATCACCAAGAGATCTCCTGTTTCCAGAGAAAGAATCACTTGTCATTGCCATTCCATATTCCCTAAAACTTAGAAGgcatatgaaaaatataatatttgattccTTCTGGATGTATAGAGAAATACCTGCCCTGACAGAATCTGGTGTTATAAACCATGTCAGTGTTCTGTTTGTTGTTGTTGCTAGATTGAGTGTTTTCTAAACACTGACTCTCACCAAGACGAAGCAGAGCTGCTGTGAACCATGTTGAGCGCTCACTAGAACAACGGAGTTGCCTTTCAGCATCAGAAACAATTTTCAAAGCTTGTTTTAATCTGTCTAACTCAGCTTCAGTTACTGCAGATTCCCAGGTTAAATGACaaaacatcagcatcaggccttgATGTCATCCATAAAAATCGGAGAGAAAATAAACATGGATAACAGAATTCATTGGCATGTCAATTCATGGGAAAGAGATTATCCCCATTCCCCTCCTTTTTCAACAAAAATAAAGAATTTCATCAACACAAATAACTAATCATCCAAAGGCATATTTGTTTCTGGACTATAATTTACCTCTTAAGTAGAGTTCTTAAAAATAAGTAAGTAAAATGTATTAAGAAGCAGAGATAATAATTCGTATTATGCATAAACAAAATTATAATTAACAATATCATAATAATCAGGAAAGTCGAACTTCAATTAATAAGTTATTTGGAGAAGCCTCCAATAAAAATTCTGACAAATTGAATTATTGCCACTATGAGAAGCACAAGACAGCCATCAAGTTCTCTGAATTTTATGAACTGCCTTGGTACACCAATTCAACTGTTACCCGTCAGAAAAGTGATTCAAAATAAACAATGACAAGTAAacaacatattttcttgaaaattGAGTTTCCAAAGAAAGTTCTTTGATTTGCATTATAAATTATAGTTGATTAAGGTTATTATGTCTGGATTGGTTACATAATTCAATATTATTGGACTAATTTCATTTCTTTACTATTGTTTGAATTAATAGTTAACTGAGTGTCAGAGCTAATAGATTAGTTTTACATGGGATGTTTTATTATTAGTTCTTTATATGTCAAGTGTCAAAATAATTCTCCTACTGGAACACTTTTCCCTCTCTCATCTTGTTGTCATAGCAGGCAAGAAATTCTCTCTCGACCCAAGTATGATAATCTATTAGAACTTTCCATTATTAGCTTCTACAATAAATAGTTAATG contains:
- the LOC122024262 gene encoding vesicle transport protein SFT2B-like is translated as MMMETMNRALEKAKMLVGMEPDEESIAQETQSSSFFDDFDRNCTLSTKQRLYGFAICLSSGLACTIMSMLVFFNPIKFGITFTFGNFLAIGSTAFLIGPKRQIDMMLDPVRIYATSIYIASMIIALFSAFYVHNKLLTLLAIILEFGALIWYSLSYIPFARSAVSKVMVSCFDTEF